One Mixta gaviniae genomic window carries:
- a CDS encoding DUF943 family protein: MRKEKKKLIGSIFIIAITAAGFLCFSLRPVKIIAVHNDGNYSDVLVDHFPVTVRGKIDWWQKNSEMLKKRYDIPNPAPYGSYTITFWYFGDGYRERGRHDDRLCFTEINTPKSCIEKDKAFTVRYSKKSGIYFTTSDGYYVLKENGEIIKRPSK; the protein is encoded by the coding sequence ATGAGGAAGGAAAAGAAGAAACTTATTGGGTCAATCTTCATAATCGCCATAACAGCAGCCGGCTTCCTTTGCTTCTCCCTTCGTCCGGTAAAAATCATTGCAGTACATAATGATGGCAATTATAGCGATGTCCTGGTAGACCACTTTCCTGTTACCGTGCGAGGAAAGATAGACTGGTGGCAAAAAAACAGTGAAATGCTGAAAAAGCGTTACGACATCCCTAATCCTGCTCCTTATGGTAGCTATACTATCACTTTTTGGTATTTCGGCGACGGCTATAGAGAAAGAGGCAGACACGATGACAGGCTGTGCTTTACGGAGATAAACACACCAAAAAGCTGCATAGAAAAAGATAAAGCCTTTACGGTCAGATACAGTAAAAAAAGCGGTATCTACTTTACTACCAGCGACGGTTATTACGTTTTAAAAGAGAATGGGGAAATAATCAAGAGACCATCTAAATAA
- the holB gene encoding DNA polymerase III subunit delta', which translates to MNWYPWLNPAYRQVVQQHQAGRAHHALLVQALPGMGDGELVWAIGRWLLCQRRDGLKSCGQCHGCQLMLAGTHPDWHRLAAEKGKSALGIDAVREVNERLFNHAQQGGAKVVWLPDAAQLTEAAANALLKTLEEPPQNTWFFLSSPEPSRLLPTLRSRCLRLHLAPPDEAQSLAWLQKQYQGEPEAIRTALRLSSGAPGAALTLLETQNWTQRQALCDALSVALEEDVLALLPQLNHDNAVARIAWLAALLTDALKWQQSGDRFLTNTDRPQLVQQLAQRLPAAALDKSLRQWLLCRDRLSHIVAVNRELLLTEQLLNWESLLKPAARPLAH; encoded by the coding sequence ATGAACTGGTATCCGTGGCTCAACCCGGCCTATCGTCAGGTGGTGCAACAGCATCAGGCGGGGCGGGCGCATCATGCGCTGCTGGTGCAGGCGCTGCCCGGCATGGGCGACGGCGAGCTGGTATGGGCCATCGGCCGTTGGCTGCTGTGTCAGCGACGCGATGGCCTGAAAAGCTGCGGCCAGTGCCACGGCTGCCAGCTGATGCTGGCCGGCACCCATCCTGACTGGCACCGTCTGGCGGCCGAGAAAGGAAAAAGCGCGTTGGGCATCGATGCGGTACGCGAGGTTAATGAGAGGCTGTTTAATCATGCGCAGCAGGGCGGCGCGAAAGTGGTCTGGCTACCCGATGCGGCGCAGCTGACCGAGGCGGCGGCCAATGCCCTGCTGAAAACGCTGGAGGAGCCGCCGCAGAACACCTGGTTTTTCCTCAGCAGCCCGGAGCCGTCACGGCTGCTGCCAACGCTGCGCAGCCGCTGTCTGCGCCTGCATCTGGCGCCGCCTGACGAAGCGCAGAGCCTGGCCTGGCTGCAGAAACAGTATCAGGGGGAGCCGGAAGCGATCCGCACCGCGCTGCGCCTGAGCAGCGGCGCGCCCGGCGCGGCGCTGACCCTGCTGGAGACGCAGAACTGGACGCAGCGTCAGGCGCTGTGCGACGCCTTGTCCGTCGCGCTGGAAGAGGACGTGCTGGCGCTGCTGCCGCAGCTTAATCACGATAACGCCGTCGCGCGCATCGCCTGGCTGGCTGCGCTGCTGACGGACGCGCTGAAATGGCAGCAGAGCGGCGATCGCTTCCTGACCAATACTGACCGGCCGCAGCTGGTGCAGCAGCTGGCCCAGCGGCTGCCGGCCGCCGCGCTGGATAAAAGCCTGCGCCAGTGGCTACTGTGCCGCGATCGCCTGAGCCATATCGTGGCGGTCAATCGCGAGCTGCTGCTGACTGAACAGCTGCTGAACTGGGAAAGTTTGCTTAAGCCGGCGGCCAGGCCGCTGGCTCACTAA
- the fabG gene encoding 3-oxoacyl-ACP reductase FabG, which yields MSFEGKIALVTGASRGIGRAIAETLAARGAKVIGTATSQSGAEAISAYLGDHGKGLLLNVTDPASIESVLENIRAEFGEVDILVNNAGITRDNLLMRMKDDEWESILDTNLTSVFRLSKAVMRAMMKKRVGRIITIGSVVGTMGNAGQANYAAAKAGLIGFSKSLAREVASRGITVNVVAPGFIETDMTRALSDDQRAGILAEVPAGRLGDAQEIANAVAFLASDEAAYITGETLHVNGGMYMV from the coding sequence ATGAGCTTCGAAGGAAAAATTGCCCTGGTGACCGGTGCCAGTCGTGGCATCGGGCGTGCTATCGCGGAAACGCTGGCAGCACGCGGTGCGAAAGTGATTGGCACAGCCACCAGCCAGAGCGGCGCAGAGGCTATCAGCGCTTATCTGGGCGATCACGGTAAAGGTTTACTGCTGAACGTTACCGATCCGGCGTCAATTGAAAGCGTACTTGAAAATATTCGCGCCGAATTTGGCGAGGTGGATATTTTAGTCAATAATGCTGGCATTACGCGTGATAATCTCCTGATGCGCATGAAGGATGATGAGTGGGAGTCGATTCTGGACACCAACCTCACCTCCGTTTTCCGCCTTTCCAAGGCGGTTATGCGCGCCATGATGAAAAAGCGCGTGGGTCGTATCATTACCATCGGTTCCGTTGTGGGCACGATGGGTAATGCGGGCCAGGCAAACTACGCGGCAGCAAAAGCGGGTTTGATCGGCTTTAGCAAATCACTGGCGCGTGAAGTCGCGTCACGTGGTATTACCGTTAACGTCGTGGCTCCCGGTTTCATTGAAACCGACATGACGCGCGCGTTGAGCGACGATCAACGCGCTGGCATTCTGGCGGAAGTCCCTGCAGGTCGCCTTGGCGACGCGCAGGAAATCGCCAATGCCGTTGCATTTTTAGCCTCTGACGAGGCAGCGTACATCACTGGTGAGACGCTGCATGTCAATGGCGGAATGTATATGGTCTGA
- a CDS encoding metal-dependent hydrolase encodes MFLVDSHCHLDGLNYETLHKDVDDVLAKAAARDVKFMLAVATTLPGFKAMAKLLGDRPNIAWSCGVHPLNQEEEWDFAELRQLAADPRVIAMGETGLDYYYQQETKARQQASFREHIRVGRELNKPVIVHTRDARDDTLAILREEQVEGCGGVLHCFTEDRETAAKLLDMGFYISFSGIVTFRNAEALRDAARYVPLDRLLVETDSPYLAPVPHRGKENQPAFTRDVADYMAVLKGVEVETLAQATTENFSRLFHVPMSRLTDA; translated from the coding sequence ATGTTTTTAGTTGATTCCCATTGCCATCTTGATGGCCTGAACTACGAGACGCTGCATAAGGACGTGGATGACGTGCTGGCGAAAGCGGCGGCGCGCGATGTGAAATTTATGCTGGCGGTCGCGACCACGCTACCCGGCTTTAAAGCGATGGCGAAGCTGTTGGGCGACCGGCCGAATATCGCCTGGTCCTGCGGCGTGCATCCGCTGAATCAGGAGGAGGAGTGGGATTTCGCCGAGCTGCGTCAGCTGGCCGCCGATCCACGCGTTATCGCCATGGGCGAAACCGGGCTGGATTACTACTATCAGCAGGAAACCAAAGCGCGTCAGCAGGCTTCTTTCCGCGAACATATTCGTGTCGGACGCGAGCTGAACAAGCCGGTGATTGTCCATACACGCGACGCGCGCGACGATACGCTGGCGATCCTGCGTGAAGAGCAGGTGGAAGGCTGCGGCGGCGTATTACACTGCTTTACCGAAGATCGCGAGACGGCGGCAAAGCTGCTGGATATGGGGTTCTATATCTCCTTCTCCGGCATCGTCACCTTCCGCAATGCGGAAGCGCTGCGCGACGCGGCGCGCTACGTGCCGCTCGATCGCCTGCTGGTAGAGACCGATTCGCCTTACCTGGCACCGGTGCCGCATCGTGGCAAAGAGAACCAGCCGGCCTTTACGCGCGACGTCGCCGACTATATGGCGGTACTGAAGGGCGTAGAGGTGGAAACGCTGGCGCAGGCCACGACGGAAAACTTCTCCAGGCTGTTCCACGTACCGATGTCGCGCCTGACGGATGCCTGA
- the acpP gene encoding acyl carrier protein translates to MSTIEERVKKIISEQLGVKQEEVTNEKSFVEDLGADSLDTVELVMALEEEFDTEIPDEEAEKITTVQAAIDYINNHQA, encoded by the coding sequence ATGAGCACTATCGAAGAACGCGTTAAGAAAATCATCTCCGAGCAGCTTGGCGTTAAGCAGGAAGAAGTCACCAACGAAAAATCTTTCGTTGAAGATCTTGGCGCTGATTCTCTTGATACCGTTGAGCTGGTAATGGCTCTGGAAGAAGAGTTTGATACTGAGATTCCGGACGAAGAAGCTGAGAAGATCACTACTGTTCAGGCTGCTATTGATTACATCAATAACCATCAGGCCTAA
- the pabC gene encoding aminodeoxychorismate lyase yields the protein MIWINGEQQQQIAVSDRALHYGDGCFTTARLQQGNIALLEAHLQRLREATSALRINGVDWRILKEEMQVAAASWPQAEGVLKVILTRGSGGRGYSAADCRQPTRIIMLSAAPGHYAALRETGVRLATSPIRLGINPQLAGIKHLNRLEQVLIRTELEQSGADEALVLDTEGKLVECCAANLFWRKENQLFTPALNGSGVNGIMRRHVIGLARRHGYLCQEVRALPETLGDADEVFITNALMPILPVASIDDWRYGSRALCQLLAPDC from the coding sequence ATGATTTGGATTAATGGAGAACAGCAACAGCAGATTGCGGTCAGCGATCGCGCGTTACACTACGGCGATGGCTGCTTTACCACCGCGCGTTTGCAACAGGGCAACATCGCGCTGCTGGAGGCGCATCTTCAGCGGCTGCGCGAGGCAACTTCCGCGCTCCGCATCAACGGCGTTGACTGGCGTATCCTGAAAGAAGAGATGCAGGTCGCCGCGGCCAGCTGGCCGCAGGCGGAAGGGGTACTGAAGGTGATTCTGACGCGCGGTTCGGGCGGACGTGGCTACAGCGCGGCCGATTGTCGCCAGCCGACGCGGATTATTATGCTGTCCGCCGCGCCGGGCCACTACGCCGCGCTGCGTGAAACCGGGGTACGGCTGGCGACCAGCCCGATACGCCTCGGCATTAACCCCCAGCTCGCCGGCATCAAGCACCTTAACCGGCTGGAGCAGGTGCTGATCCGCACAGAGCTTGAGCAGAGCGGGGCGGATGAGGCGCTGGTGCTTGACACTGAGGGTAAGCTGGTGGAATGCTGTGCGGCTAATTTATTCTGGCGCAAAGAAAATCAGCTGTTTACCCCGGCGCTGAACGGCTCCGGCGTTAACGGCATCATGCGCAGGCATGTGATCGGCCTGGCACGGCGGCACGGCTATCTCTGTCAGGAGGTGCGCGCGCTGCCCGAGACGCTGGGCGACGCTGATGAGGTGTTTATCACTAACGCCCTGATGCCGATATTGCCGGTCGCCAGCATCGATGACTGGCGCTATGGATCCCGTGCGCTCTGTCAGCTGCTGGCGCCGGATTGTTGA
- the tmk gene encoding dTMP kinase — protein MNGKFIVIEGLEGAGKTTARDCVVAQLREQGITDIVFTREPGGTPLAEKLRELIKQGLAGEQITDKAELLMLYAARVQLVDTVIKPALARGAWVVGDRHDLSSQAYQGGGRGIDQQLMQALRDTVLGDFRPHLTLYLDVTPAIGLQRARARGELDRIEQESLRFFERTRARYLELAASDASIKTIDATQSLEEVTLSLKRAVRDWLTEQA, from the coding sequence ATGAACGGTAAGTTTATTGTGATTGAAGGCCTGGAAGGCGCAGGCAAAACCACCGCGCGTGATTGCGTGGTGGCGCAGCTGCGCGAGCAGGGCATTACCGATATCGTTTTTACCCGTGAACCGGGCGGTACGCCGCTGGCGGAAAAGCTGCGCGAGCTGATCAAGCAGGGGCTGGCGGGAGAGCAGATAACTGATAAGGCGGAGCTGTTGATGCTCTACGCCGCGCGGGTGCAGCTGGTGGACACGGTGATCAAACCGGCACTGGCGCGCGGCGCCTGGGTGGTGGGCGATCGCCACGACCTCTCGTCGCAGGCCTATCAGGGCGGCGGACGGGGCATCGATCAGCAGCTAATGCAGGCGCTGCGCGATACCGTACTGGGCGATTTCCGCCCGCATCTGACGCTCTATCTTGACGTCACGCCCGCCATCGGACTGCAGCGCGCGCGCGCGCGCGGCGAACTCGATCGTATCGAGCAGGAGTCGCTGCGCTTTTTCGAGCGCACCCGTGCGCGCTACCTGGAACTGGCTGCCAGCGATGCCTCAATCAAAACCATTGACGCTACCCAATCGCTGGAAGAAGTGACACTGTCACTTAAGCGCGCCGTGCGCGACTGGCTGACGGAGCAGGCATAA
- the mltG gene encoding endolytic transglycosylase MltG, with product MTRKIKIIAGAALLLVVAAAVCYWQVLRFADSPLAINQEKIFTLPAGTGRVALEAQLESQHIIAPSPWFGALLKLKPELAKFKAGTYRLETGMSVRQMLTLLASGKEAQFPVRFTEGTRLQDVLRELRNAPWVKHTLKDDRPETAAAALKLKEGERLEGWLWPDTWLYTANTTDVALLQRAHQRMKSEVDAIWQNRMADLPYKTPDELVTMASIIEKETAVSEERTKVASVFINRLRTGMRLQTDPTVIYGMGDKYNGALTRKDLETPSAYNTYTINGLPPGPIALPGKASLEAAAHPVKSNYLYFVADGKGGHTFTTNLASHNRAVQAWRMTMKEKNER from the coding sequence ATGACCCGTAAAATAAAAATCATTGCTGGCGCGGCGCTGCTGCTTGTGGTCGCCGCCGCCGTTTGCTACTGGCAGGTGCTGCGATTCGCCGATTCGCCCCTGGCCATCAACCAGGAAAAAATCTTCACCCTGCCTGCCGGCACGGGCCGCGTGGCGCTGGAAGCCCAGCTGGAAAGCCAGCATATCATCGCCCCTTCGCCGTGGTTCGGCGCGCTGTTGAAGCTGAAGCCGGAGCTGGCGAAATTTAAGGCCGGCACCTACCGTCTGGAAACCGGCATGAGCGTGCGGCAAATGCTGACGCTGTTGGCGAGCGGCAAAGAGGCGCAGTTCCCGGTGCGCTTTACCGAAGGCACGCGGCTGCAGGATGTACTGCGTGAATTGCGTAACGCGCCCTGGGTTAAACATACCCTGAAAGACGATCGTCCGGAAACCGCGGCCGCGGCGCTGAAGCTGAAAGAAGGGGAGCGTCTGGAAGGCTGGCTGTGGCCGGATACCTGGCTCTATACCGCCAATACGACCGATGTGGCGCTACTGCAGCGCGCGCATCAGCGCATGAAAAGCGAGGTTGACGCCATCTGGCAGAACCGTATGGCCGATCTGCCCTATAAAACGCCTGATGAGCTGGTGACTATGGCGTCAATCATCGAGAAAGAGACCGCCGTCAGCGAAGAACGCACTAAGGTAGCATCAGTATTTATTAATCGCCTGCGCACTGGCATGCGTCTGCAGACCGACCCGACGGTCATCTACGGCATGGGCGACAAATATAACGGCGCGCTGACGCGTAAGGATCTGGAAACGCCGAGCGCGTACAATACTTACACCATTAACGGCCTGCCGCCGGGGCCGATTGCGCTGCCGGGCAAGGCCTCGCTGGAAGCGGCGGCGCATCCGGTAAAAAGCAACTATCTCTATTTTGTGGCCGACGGCAAAGGTGGGCATACCTTTACCACCAATCTGGCCAGCCACAACCGGGCGGTGCAGGCCTGGCGCATGACGATGAAGGAAAAAAATGAACGGTAA
- the ptsG gene encoding PTS glucose transporter subunit IIBC translates to MFKNAFANLQKVGKSLMLPVSVLPIAGILLGVGSANFAWLPAVVSHVMAEAGGSVFANMPLIFAIGVALGFTNNDGVSALAAVVAYGIMVKTMAVVAPLVLHLPAEEIATKHLADTGVLGGIIAGSIAAYMFNRFYRIKLPEYLGFFAGKRFVPIISGMTAIILGVVLSFIWPPIGSAIQDFSQWAAYQNPVVAFGIYGVIERSLVPFGLHHIWNVPFQMQIGEFTNAAGQVFHGDIPRYMAGDPTAGKLSGGFLFKMYGLPAAAIAIWHSAKPENRAKVGGIMISAALTSFLTGITEPIEFSFMFVAPILYAIHAILAGLAFPICILLGMRDGTSFSHGLIDFIVLSGNSSKIWLFPIIGIIYGLIYYTIFRVLIAKLDLKTPGREEATSEQTTSSSNEMAANLVTAFGGKDNITNLDACITRLRVSVADVSKVDQAGLKKLGAAGVVVAGSGVQAIFGTKSDNLKTEMDDYIRNH, encoded by the coding sequence ATGTTTAAGAACGCATTTGCAAACCTGCAAAAGGTCGGTAAATCGCTCATGTTGCCGGTATCGGTACTCCCGATTGCCGGTATTCTACTGGGCGTCGGCTCGGCGAATTTTGCCTGGCTACCTGCTGTTGTTTCACATGTCATGGCGGAAGCGGGCGGATCGGTGTTCGCCAACATGCCGCTGATTTTCGCCATCGGCGTGGCGCTGGGCTTTACCAATAACGACGGCGTTTCCGCGCTGGCGGCCGTTGTGGCTTACGGCATCATGGTAAAAACCATGGCGGTCGTGGCGCCGCTGGTACTGCATCTGCCGGCGGAAGAGATCGCTACCAAACATCTGGCGGATACCGGGGTATTAGGCGGCATCATTGCCGGCTCCATCGCCGCCTACATGTTTAACCGCTTCTACCGCATTAAGCTGCCTGAGTATCTGGGCTTCTTCGCCGGTAAACGTTTCGTACCGATTATTTCCGGTATGACGGCGATTATTCTGGGCGTGGTTCTCTCCTTTATCTGGCCGCCGATTGGTAGCGCGATTCAGGACTTCTCCCAGTGGGCAGCCTATCAGAACCCGGTTGTCGCTTTCGGTATCTATGGCGTTATTGAGCGTTCTCTGGTGCCGTTCGGCCTGCATCATATCTGGAACGTCCCTTTCCAGATGCAGATCGGCGAATTCACCAACGCGGCAGGGCAGGTTTTCCACGGCGACATCCCGCGCTATATGGCGGGCGACCCGACCGCAGGCAAACTCTCCGGCGGCTTTCTGTTCAAAATGTACGGTCTGCCGGCTGCTGCGATCGCTATCTGGCACTCCGCGAAACCGGAAAACCGTGCGAAAGTGGGCGGCATCATGATCTCCGCTGCGCTGACTTCGTTCCTGACCGGCATCACCGAGCCGATCGAGTTCTCCTTTATGTTCGTGGCGCCGATTCTGTACGCTATCCACGCGATTCTGGCAGGCCTGGCGTTCCCGATTTGTATCCTGCTCGGTATGCGTGATGGCACCAGCTTCTCGCACGGTCTGATCGATTTTATCGTGCTGAGCGGCAACAGCAGCAAAATCTGGCTGTTCCCGATTATCGGCATCATCTACGGCCTGATTTACTACACCATCTTCCGCGTGCTGATCGCCAAGCTGGATCTGAAAACGCCGGGCCGTGAAGAAGCGACCAGCGAGCAGACCACCAGCTCTTCTAACGAGATGGCAGCGAACCTGGTAACGGCGTTTGGCGGTAAAGATAACATCACTAACCTTGATGCCTGTATCACCCGCCTGCGCGTCAGCGTGGCCGACGTCTCTAAAGTTGACCAGGCTGGCCTGAAGAAACTGGGCGCTGCCGGCGTGGTAGTGGCAGGTTCAGGCGTACAGGCTATCTTCGGCACCAAGTCGGATAACCTGAAAACCGAAATGGATGACTATATCCGCAACCATTAA
- the fabF gene encoding beta-ketoacyl-ACP synthase II: MSKRRVVVTGLGMLSPVGNTVESTWNALLAGQSGISLIDHFDTSAYATRFAGLVKDFNCEEIISRKDQRKMDAFIQYGIVAGVQAMQDSGLVITEENATRIGAAIGSGIGGLGLIEENHASLVQGGPRKISPFFVPSTIVNMVAGHLTIMYGLQGPSISIATACTSGVHNIGHAARMIAYGDADAMLAGGAEKASTPLGVGGFGAARALSTRNENPQAASRPWDKDRDGFVLGDGAGIVVLEEYEHAKKRGAKIYAELVGFGMSSDAYHMTSPPENGAGAAAAMVNALKDAQLTPEQIGYVNAHGTSTPAGDKAEAQAVKSVFGAAASSVMVSSTKSMTGHLLGAAGAVESIYSILALRDQAVPPTINLDNPDEGCDLDFVPHTARQVKDLEYALCNSFGFGGTNGSLIFRRV, from the coding sequence GTGTCTAAGCGTCGTGTAGTTGTGACCGGTCTTGGCATGTTGTCTCCTGTCGGCAATACCGTAGAGTCAACCTGGAATGCTCTCCTTGCCGGGCAGAGTGGCATCAGCCTGATCGACCATTTCGATACTAGTGCCTACGCAACGCGTTTTGCTGGCTTAGTAAAGGATTTTAACTGTGAAGAGATCATCTCGCGCAAAGATCAGCGCAAGATGGACGCCTTCATTCAATATGGAATTGTCGCTGGCGTACAGGCCATGCAGGATTCCGGCCTGGTCATTACCGAAGAAAACGCCACCCGTATCGGCGCGGCCATCGGTTCAGGCATTGGCGGACTGGGGCTGATCGAAGAAAACCATGCCTCGCTGGTGCAGGGCGGCCCGCGTAAAATCAGTCCGTTCTTTGTGCCTTCGACCATCGTGAATATGGTGGCTGGCCACCTGACCATTATGTATGGTCTGCAGGGGCCAAGTATCTCTATCGCCACCGCCTGTACTTCAGGCGTGCATAATATCGGTCATGCCGCGCGTATGATCGCCTATGGCGATGCGGATGCGATGCTGGCGGGCGGCGCGGAGAAAGCAAGTACGCCGCTGGGCGTAGGCGGTTTCGGCGCAGCGCGCGCGCTGTCGACGCGTAACGAGAATCCGCAGGCGGCAAGCCGCCCGTGGGATAAAGATCGTGACGGCTTTGTGCTGGGCGACGGCGCGGGCATTGTCGTGCTGGAAGAGTATGAACACGCCAAAAAGCGCGGCGCGAAAATTTACGCCGAGCTGGTGGGCTTTGGTATGAGCAGCGATGCCTACCATATGACGTCACCGCCGGAAAACGGCGCGGGCGCTGCGGCGGCGATGGTCAATGCGCTGAAAGATGCGCAGCTGACGCCGGAGCAGATCGGCTACGTCAACGCACACGGCACCTCGACGCCGGCGGGCGACAAGGCTGAAGCGCAGGCGGTGAAATCGGTGTTCGGCGCGGCGGCGTCAAGCGTGATGGTCAGCTCGACGAAGTCGATGACCGGTCACCTGCTTGGCGCGGCGGGTGCGGTAGAGTCTATCTACTCCATCCTTGCTCTGCGCGACCAGGCTGTTCCGCCGACCATTAACCTTGATAACCCGGATGAAGGCTGCGATCTCGATTTCGTGCCGCACACCGCGCGTCAGGTTAAGGATCTGGAGTACGCTCTGTGCAACTCCTTCGGCTTCGGCGGCACCAACGGCTCGTTGATTTTCCGTCGAGTCTGA
- the fabD gene encoding ACP S-malonyltransferase: protein MTQFAMVFPGQGSQTVGMLAELAADNPIIEATFKQASDALGYDLWQLTQQGPAEELNKTWQTQPALLAASVAIWRLWQEKGGKTPTMLAGHSLGEYSALVCAGVIDFADAIKLVELRGKLMQEAVPAGTGAMQAIIGLDDAAIQQACEDAAQGQVVSPVNFNSPGQVVIAGHKEAVERAGAACKAAGAKRALPLPVSVPSHCALMKPAAEKLAVALENITFNAPTLPVVNNVDVKCETSPEAIRSALVRQLYSPVRWTESVEFMAAQGVTALLEVGPGKVLTGLTKRIVDTLTASAVNDSASLAAALEQ, encoded by the coding sequence ATGACGCAATTTGCCATGGTTTTTCCGGGACAGGGTTCCCAAACCGTTGGGATGCTGGCCGAGCTGGCTGCGGACAACCCGATTATCGAAGCGACCTTTAAACAGGCTTCCGACGCGCTGGGCTATGACCTGTGGCAGCTGACACAGCAGGGTCCGGCGGAAGAGTTGAATAAGACCTGGCAGACGCAGCCTGCGCTGCTGGCCGCCTCGGTCGCTATCTGGCGTTTGTGGCAGGAAAAGGGCGGCAAGACGCCGACCATGTTGGCTGGCCACAGCCTGGGCGAATACTCTGCGCTGGTGTGCGCAGGCGTCATTGATTTCGCCGATGCGATCAAGCTGGTCGAGCTGCGCGGCAAACTGATGCAGGAAGCGGTGCCGGCTGGCACCGGTGCCATGCAGGCGATTATCGGTCTTGACGATGCCGCCATTCAGCAGGCGTGCGAAGATGCGGCGCAGGGCCAGGTAGTCTCGCCGGTCAACTTCAACTCGCCGGGCCAGGTGGTTATCGCCGGCCATAAAGAGGCAGTCGAGCGCGCGGGCGCGGCCTGTAAAGCGGCGGGCGCGAAACGTGCGCTGCCGTTGCCGGTCAGCGTGCCTTCTCACTGCGCGCTGATGAAACCGGCGGCGGAAAAACTGGCGGTCGCGCTGGAAAATATCACTTTTAATGCGCCAACCTTACCGGTCGTCAACAATGTTGATGTAAAATGCGAAACCTCGCCGGAGGCGATTCGCAGCGCGCTGGTGCGTCAGCTCTACAGCCCCGTTCGCTGGACTGAGAGCGTAGAATTTATGGCGGCGCAGGGCGTTACCGCGCTGCTGGAAGTTGGTCCGGGCAAGGTCCTTACCGGTCTGACGAAACGTATTGTCGACACACTGACGGCTTCGGCGGTGAATGATTCCGCCAGCCTGGCAGCGGCGCTTGAACAATAA
- a CDS encoding Hcp family type VI secretion system effector, which produces MESTFLRIEGITGESQDAAHQGWIDVKSYTWGVWRNGDAAGPGASRYKNLTVHCPVDKATAAVLLFASNGNRVKAIQLSLCKAGNGMIESCRITLENVTVTDVNLDHIAEAAYAFQADKVKFQYWEQAASGIKGAESRMGWDIKNSTSCF; this is translated from the coding sequence ATGGAAAGTACATTTCTCAGAATAGAAGGGATAACAGGCGAGTCGCAGGATGCGGCTCATCAGGGGTGGATCGATGTAAAAAGCTATACATGGGGCGTCTGGAGAAACGGCGATGCCGCAGGGCCGGGCGCATCTCGTTATAAAAATCTGACAGTTCACTGCCCTGTTGATAAGGCAACCGCGGCGGTGTTGTTGTTTGCATCAAACGGTAACCGTGTAAAGGCGATTCAGCTTTCATTATGTAAAGCGGGTAACGGTATGATTGAATCCTGTCGGATAACGCTGGAAAACGTCACTGTCACTGATGTGAATTTGGATCATATCGCAGAGGCCGCCTATGCGTTTCAGGCGGACAAGGTGAAATTCCAGTACTGGGAACAGGCGGCATCCGGGATTAAAGGCGCGGAAAGCCGTATGGGCTGGGATATCAAAAACTCCACCTCCTGCTTTTAG